The following proteins are encoded in a genomic region of Primulina huaijiensis isolate GDHJ02 chromosome 3, ASM1229523v2, whole genome shotgun sequence:
- the LOC140973406 gene encoding probable WRKY transcription factor 21 yields the protein MKEVERENSEAVESCHGVINLLFQPQDHSQSKNLAEKTGEAVYKFQKVVSLLNSRCGHARVRKLKKIQPPFPHSIFLESPFFRTDDPQPKHLLICNPLQETRFNSKNDLTLGCPSLDLSSHGKNPLQVQQQTPSPNYHFLQQQRLQLQQLQMKQQAELMYRRCSSGLSLNFDNSTCTPNMSSTRSFISSLSVDGSVANLNGNSFHLIGASRSADQTSYNHRKKCFGSGERESVKCGGNGRCHCTKKRKHRVKRSIKVPAISNKLADIPADEYSWRKYGQKPIKGSPHPRGYYKCSSMRGCPARKHVERCLEDPTMLVVTYEGEHSHQRLPSQTANA from the exons ATGAAAGAAGTTGAACGGGAAAATAGCGAAGCTGTTGAAAGTTGCCATGGAGTAATTAATCTCTTGTTTCAGCCGCAGGATCACAGTCAGAGTAAGAATCTAGCAGAGAAAACTGGGGAGGCTGTGTACAAATTCCAGAAAGTTGTCTCTCTTCTTAACTCTAGATGTGGGCATGCCAGAGTGAGGAAACTCAAGAAAATTCAACCACCTTTCCCCCATTCTATTTTCTTGGAAAGTCCTTTCTTTAGAACAGATGATCCGCAGCCTAAACATCTTCTAATCTGCAACCCGCTTCAAGAAACCCGTTTTAATTCTAAAAATGATCTTACTCTAGGATGTCCTTCTCTGGACTTGAGCTCACATGGCAAGAACCCTCTTCAAGTTCAGCAACAAACACCATCACCAAACTATCATTTTCTCCAGCAGCAGAGGCTTCAACTTCAGCAGTTGCAAATGAAACAGCAGGCTGAATTGATGTATAGGCGCTGTAGTAGCGGCCTTAGCCTGAATTTTGACAACTCCACCTGCACTCCCAACATGTCATCCACTAGGTCATTTATCTCTTCACTGAGTGTAGATGGTAGTGTTGCTAACTTAAATGGAAATTCCTTCCATTTGATTGGCGCCTCTCGTTCCGCCGATCAGACCTCTTATAATCACAGGAAAAAGTGTTTTGGAAGTGGGGAGCGTGAGAGTGTAAAATGTGGAGGAAATGGTAGATGTCATTGCACTAAGAAGAG GAAACACAGAGTAAAGAGGTCTATCAAAGTACCTGCTATAAGCAACAAGTTAGCTGATATCCCCGCCGATGAGTACTCTTGGAGGAAATATGGCCAGAAACCAATCAAAGGTTCTCCTCACCCTAG GGGATACTACAAATGCAGCAGCATGAGAGGGTGTCCTGCAAGAAAACATGTGGAGAGATGCTTAGAAGATCCTACCATGCTCGTTGTGACTTATGAAGGTGAACATAGCCACCAGAGATTGCCGTCCCAGACCGCCAATGCATGA